Genomic window (Candidatus Cloacimonadota bacterium):
ATCAGGCTTACCATAAAGGTCATTGCTATAATAAAAATTATCCCCTTTTTCATAAAATTCTCCTTAAAAATTTGTTAACGGATCAATTGTAAAAAACCAATAATTGCGATAGTAACGATTTGATAAAATATTTGCGATAGTAACGTCTTCTTTGTTTAAAAATCGATATTAGCTTCTCATTTCTTTTCATTAAAATTATCCCTAACCCAACTAATTTCAAAAAGATACCTTTACTTATTATATTTCACCAAATACACTTCGCCATGTATCTGTTTTGGGAATCTTTTTGTCAAATGTTTTTCCAAATTTTTATATGGTAGTTTTTTACCTTATAAATAATTATATATTAATAAATGTAAAAATGAATCATGCTGCTATTTGATTTTATTATAAGGCTTTACGGTTTTTTTTATAAAATCTATATTCTAACCATAATGACGTAATTACAATTATATAAAAGAGTTACTAAAACGATATATTGTTTAGCAAACATCAGAAATAAAACTGATCAATATTTTGAATAAAATTTGACTTGAATTTAACAGGAAAAACGCTCCGAGCCACCTTATAGGACTAATTACTATTCACTGGAGTTCAGGTTTGACTGGACTTCAGGGAATGATCCTCAACTCCAGTTTCGCAAAAAGCTCTTCTGAAGTCGAGTCTCGTTAATTGATCTCATCAAATATTCTTCTAATTATGAAGAAGCAATAAATATAAAAAGCCCCGACTTTCATCGGGGCTAACTGCAAATGGCTAAATGCCAACTGCTATTATTTCATCAGGACCTGTCCTGTGAAATTCCCGAAGGACTATTTCATCAGGATCATCTTCTTGGTTTGTACGAACTTGTCGGCAAGGAAAAGTTCTCCCGAAAACAAGTTTCGGGAAGTAATGAAAGAAAAAGCCCCGACTTTCATCGGGGCTAACTGCAAATGGCTAAATGCCAACTGCCACTATTTCATCAGGACCTGTCCCGTGAAATTCCGAAGAACTATTTCATCAGGATCATCTTCTTAGTTTGTACGAACTTGTCAGCAAGGACAAGTTCTCCCGAAAACAAGTTTCGGGAAGTAATGAAAGAATTACGCTCCGACCCAAGCCGGAGCGTAATTCTATCTAACCAAGAAGCTGTCTATTTCATCAGAATCATTTTTTTAGTTTGAACGTACTTGTCGGCTTTCATTTTGTAGAAGTAAACACCGCTGGATACCTGCTTGTTGTTATCATCAATGCCGTCCCAGGTTACTGTGTGAGAGGTTGCTGTAAATTCTCCATCTACAAGCGTTCTTACCTTTTCACCTTTGATGTTATAAACATCGATAGTTACA
Coding sequences:
- a CDS encoding T9SS type A sorting domain-containing protein → TYNGTGAGNNLVALNELIGNYPNPFNPSTTIAFNLANAGHVTIDVYNIKGEKVRTLVDGEFTATSHTVTWDGIDDNNKQVSSGVYFYKMKADKYVQTKKMILMK